Proteins from one Neodiprion fabricii isolate iyNeoFabr1 chromosome 5, iyNeoFabr1.1, whole genome shotgun sequence genomic window:
- the LOC124182850 gene encoding meiotic recombination protein W68: MTFRSEEKFVEIPEVSDDGVRNLTIRRIEELTLQLIKEISSRTFPKLIYKEARKGGRVAELEDSVEQFRNRQTSARNLSDSALNPLTSFDSSKSLSWLVDDEETPQNAQNPVNKDLESEKDSDTGRSITVDFRRKQSRKNLALLVTLMSHVHKMLINRTSKTRRSLYYELQSERNSARLAKNQRILDNAVNHVASLLECPPWQLGFTATSKGLVCGDLSLTFSKEDLVSCEVAGGVLIPQNVNRVTSARTSARYVLVVEKDAVFQRLIGEECTQYLNCILVTGKGYPDINTRMLVSFLGNKLKLPVYVLVDADPFGIEIMCIYRYGSATRSREDRQLALPGARWIGIHPSEFSALGLSSKPLAAPDKAKIAALKSREYVDETILDQLQLLRTGKVDIEAVAGLSSRFLTTVYLSSKITAENYL, from the exons ATGACTTTCCGATCGGAGGAAAAGTTTGTCGAGATACCAGAGGTCAGCGACGACGGAGTTAG GAACTTGACGATCCGTCGAATAGAGGAACTCACCTTACAATTGATCAAGGAAATAAGTTCGAGAACATTTCCCAAGTTGATTTACAAGGAGGCAAGAAAAGGTGGTAGAGTAGCTGAACTTGAGGACAGCGTTGAACAATTTCGAAACAGACAAACCAGCGCTCGAAACTTGAGCGATTCTGCTTTGAATCCGTTGACCTCATTTGACAGCTCAAAATCGTTGAGTTGGCTCGTTGACGATGAAGAAACCCCGCAGAACGCCCAAAATCCTGTGAATAAGGATTTGGAATCAGAAAAGGATTCTGACACTGGCAGATCGATAACTGTCGATTTCAGGCGAAAGCAGAGCAGGAAGAACCTCGCTCTTCTCGTCACTCTCATGTCCCATGTTCACAAAATGCTGATTAACCGCACAAGCAAAACTCGGCGATCCCTCTACTACGAACTTCAGTCCGAACGCAACTCGGCTAGACTCGCTAAGAATCAACGCATCCTCGATAACGCCGTCAACCATGTTGCCAGCCTTCTGGAATGCCCACCATGGCAATTGG GTTTCACCGCGACAAGTAAAGGTCTGGTATGCGGTGACCTGAGTCTGACTTTCTCAAAAGAAGATTTGGTCAGCTGTGAGGTTGCGGGTGGTGTACTAATACCGCAGAACGTCAACCGAGTCACATCGGCTCGAACCTCGGCAAGATACGTTTTGGTAGTCGAGAAGGACGCCGTTTTCCAAAGACTCATCGGCGAAGAATGCACACAGTACCTGAATTGCATCCTAGTTACCGGAAAGGGATACCCGGACATCAACACGAGGATGCTGGTCAGCTTTCTTGGCAACAAGCTCAAGCTTCCGGTTTACGTTCTCGTCGATGCCGATCCATTCGGGATTGAGATCATGTGCATTTACAG ATACGGATCAGCTACTCGATCGCGGGAAGATCGGCAACTGGCTTTGCCCGGTGCTCGATGGATCGGCATTCATCCATCCGAGTTCTCGGCCCTTGGTCTCTCCTCCAAACCTCTCGCTGCCCCGGATAAGGCAAAAATAGCCGCGCTCAAGAGCCGCGAATACGTTGATGAGACGATTTTGGACCAGCTTCAGCTTCTGCGAACTGGAAAAGTCGACATCGAAGCCGTCGCCGGTCTCTCATCCCGGTTTCTCACCACCGTCTATCTTAGTAGTAAAATTACCGCCGAAAATTATCTGTAA